CCGCAACAAGAAGGGCGTCACGATGAACCTGAAGAACCCGAAGGGCAAACAGGTCTTTCTGGACCTCGTCAAAAAGGCGGACGTGGTGCTGGAAAACTATCGGCCCGGGGTTATGGAGAAGCTGGGGCTGGGTTACGACTCGCTGAAGGAGGTCAACCCCCGCATCATTTACGGGGCGATCTCCGGCTTCGGCCACACGGGACCTTATACCCAGAAGCCAGGCTACGACATTATCGCGCAGGCCATGAGCGGTCTGATGAGCACCACCGGCTGGCCCGGCGGCTCACCGACCAGGACGGGAACGGCCATCGGCGACGTGCTGGGAGGGCTTTCTCTGGCCGTGGGCATCCTGTCCGCCGTCTACTCCCAGCGCAGGACGGGAGTGGGGCAGAAGGTGGACATTTCTCTGGTGGACTCCACCGTGGCCAGCCTCGAAATCATCAACATGATCTACACCGTGGAAGGGCGTCTGCCGGGCCGGATCGGCAATCGCTACGAATCGGCGTACCCCTACGACTCCTTCAAGGCGTCGGACGGAGAGTTGGTCATCGGAGCCGGCAACGACAAGCTGTGGCAGTCCCTCTGCGACGTCATGAAACGCCCCGACCTGAAGGCGGAAACCCGTTACGCCAAACTTCGGGATCGGGTGGCGAACCACGCGGAGCTTCGGGAAATCGTGGAGAAATGGGTTTCTTCGCAAAAGGTGGCGGACATCGTGAAGACGCTGGACGACGCGGGAATCCCCTGCGCTCCCATCTACGACATCCGGCAGGTGGTGGAGGACCCGCACATCGCTGGGGCCCGTCAGATGTTCGTGGAGATCGAGCATCCCGTGGCCGGCAAAACGAAGCTCACCGGAAGCCACCTCAAGCTGTCCGGCACTCCCACGTCTCTGCGCACACCCTCTCCGGCCCTGGGCCAGCACAACGAGGAAATCTACGGTTCGTTCCTGGGGCTCTCTGCGGACGAAGTCGCGGCTCTGAAGCAGGAAGGAGCGATCTGACATGAGCGTTTCGCAGGATCTTTTCGACTTTTCCTCTCTGCCCCGTCAGGCGGAAGTGATCGAGGTGTGCCCCAGGGACGGGTTTCAGAACGTGCATACCTTCATTCCCACGACCACAAAAATCGCCATGCTGGACGAACTGGCCGAGGCGGGATTCAAATCCATGGAGGTGACCTCCTTCGTCAGCCCGAAAGCCGTCCCGCAGATGGCGGACTCGGCGGAGATTCTGACGGACTTCAAACGGAAGCACAAAAACATCGACGCCGTGGCCCTGATTCTCAACGCGAAGGGCGCGGAACGGGCCGTGGCCGCCGGGGCGGACACCCTGAATTTCGTGCTGTCCGCCAGCGAATCCCACAACCACGAAAACACCCGTCGGACGGTGGCGGAGTCTCTGGCGGAGCTTCCTCCCATTTTCGCACTGCGGAAGGACGGGCGCCCAAAGGTTCACGTGAGCGTGGCCACGGGCTTCTTCTGCCCCTTTGAA
The DNA window shown above is from Synergistaceae bacterium and carries:
- a CDS encoding hydroxymethylglutaryl-CoA lyase, which gives rise to MSVSQDLFDFSSLPRQAEVIEVCPRDGFQNVHTFIPTTTKIAMLDELAEAGFKSMEVTSFVSPKAVPQMADSAEILTDFKRKHKNIDAVALILNAKGAERAVAAGADTLNFVLSASESHNHENTRRTVAESLAELPPIFALRKDGRPKVHVSVATGFFCPFEGDVPKEAVLKILERAISLGADGLSVADTLGTAHPRKLQDTLSAVRKLCGDRRIILHLHDTWGMAMVNALTALRLGFNAFDSATGGLGGCPFAPGAAGNVATEDLVNFLENLGIETGIDLDKVLAVAKTIPERTGAPLCSHLAVATICKQA
- a CDS encoding CoA transferase yields the protein MAEKGGALDGLVVLDLTRVLAGPFCSMMFADMGATIIKIEEPTKGDDTRNMGPFKNGESAYYMNLNRNKKGVTMNLKNPKGKQVFLDLVKKADVVLENYRPGVMEKLGLGYDSLKEVNPRIIYGAISGFGHTGPYTQKPGYDIIAQAMSGLMSTTGWPGGSPTRTGTAIGDVLGGLSLAVGILSAVYSQRRTGVGQKVDISLVDSTVASLEIINMIYTVEGRLPGRIGNRYESAYPYDSFKASDGELVIGAGNDKLWQSLCDVMKRPDLKAETRYAKLRDRVANHAELREIVEKWVSSQKVADIVKTLDDAGIPCAPIYDIRQVVEDPHIAGARQMFVEIEHPVAGKTKLTGSHLKLSGTPTSLRTPSPALGQHNEEIYGSFLGLSADEVAALKQEGAI